From Carya illinoinensis cultivar Pawnee chromosome 5, C.illinoinensisPawnee_v1, whole genome shotgun sequence, one genomic window encodes:
- the LOC122311429 gene encoding single-stranded DNA-binding protein WHY1, chloroplastic-like has translation MLRRQSLSSPLTTNESPKLHLKPSFSSLPPSTKRTAFCPKISSKKLTLKCRQAEHFEQQRFSPPNNSFASETPAGGTFPPRFFVGHSIYKGKAALTVEPRAPEFIPLDSGAFKLSKEGFVLLQFAPAAGVRQYDWNRKQLFSLSVTEIGNLVSLGTRDSCEFFHDPFKGKSEEGKVRKVLKVEPLPDGSGHFFNLSVQNKLLNVDESIYIPITRAELTVLISAFNFILPYLLGWHAFANSIKPEDSGRTNIASSRYGGDFEWSRK, from the exons ATGCTGCGACGACAGTCCCTATCTTCCCCACTCACTACTAACGAAAGCCCTAAACTCCACCTTAAACCCTCGTTCTCATCCTTGCCACCCTCTACTAAACGCACCGCTTTCTGCCCCAAAATCTCGAGCAAGAAACTCACTCTGAAGTGCCGCCAAGCCGAGCACTTCGAGCAACAGAGGTTCTCCCCTCCAAACAACTCCTTTGCTTCAGAGACTCCCGCTGGAG GAACATTCCCGCCTAGGTTTTTTGTGGGTCACTCAATTTACAAAGGGAAGGCAGCTCTTACGGTTGAGCCCAGAGCTCCAGAGTTCATCCCTTTGGAT TCAGGGGCATTCAAACTCTCCAAGGAAGGTTTTGTGCTGCTTCAGTTTGCTCCTGCTGCTGGTGTACGTCAATATGATTGGAACAGAAAGCAG TTATTTTCACTATCAGTGACGGAAATTGGAAATCTAGTTAGCCTTGGCACAAGGGATTCGTGTGAATTTTTTCATGATCCTTTTAAAGGAAAAAG TGAGGAGGGGAAGGTCAGGAAGGTGTTGAAGGTGGAGCCTCTTCCAGATGGTTCTGGCCACTTCTTTAACCTCA GTGTTCAGAACAAGCTTTTAAATGTGGATGAGAGCATCTATATTCCTATCACCAGAGCAGAGCTCACCGTCCTTATCTCAGCTTTCAAT TTTATCTTGCCGTATCTTTTAGGTTGGCACGCTTTTGCAAATTCCATAAAGCCAGAAGATTCTGGCCGTACCAATATTGCTAGTTCTAGATACGGTGGAGACTTTGAGTGGAGCAGAAAGTGA